Part of the Pagrus major chromosome 9, Pma_NU_1.0 genome, CAAACCCAAAAGTTGCTTCTCTGTTTCCACTCAGTCATTCTTAGAGAATATCATATTGTAGCATAAGCAATGTGAAAACACATGTGATTCGCAGCATTTCATTACCGTGACATGTACATTTGTCTATTCATGCTCAGGGTCTCATTTCAGGCCCCATGCAGAGTGTCTCTACAGTATGTTCAACTCACAGGAGTCAGGCTGCAGTATCTTAAATGTAACTATGAGCTTAATAGATTTTCTGAACCAGGGATAACAAAAGGCATAAACCACAGGATTTAGACAGGAGTTAAAATCATACAACCAGAAAACAAAGGCAGCAGATGAAGCATTGAGCAAGTTATCTTGGCCTGTAAGAGCAACACAATAATATGGGCAGAGACATATTagaaacaaaactacaacaacTCCAAGAGTCCTGGCTGCTTTCATTTCAGATTTCTTTGCAGTTACTTTCCCTGATTGTGTTACAGCTGCAATATGAGACCGCATGGCACGAGCCTGAGACACAGCCACCACAAATACTCTcatatacaaaacaacaataacagtaatGGGAACAATGAAGGAAAAAGTGAGATCTGCAAGTCCAGCAATGTAGTTAATGAAAAATATACACTCTCCAATGCAGGAGTGATACCTGCCTGGTTCTTTCATTATATCC contains:
- the LOC141002464 gene encoding trace amine-associated receptor 13c-like, producing METLEGTELCFPQLLNSSCRKPIRPHFETMPIYILQSFSSLVTAALNLLVIISISYFKQLHTPTNLLLLSLAVSDFFVGLFMFIQIVLVDGCWFLGDLMCTLYQYVAYIISSASVGTMVLISVDRYVAICHPLHYYSEITQKRVQVCVCLCWICSVIFQSLILKDIMKEPGRYHSCIGECIFFINYIAGLADLTFSFIVPITVIVVLYMRVFVVAVSQARAMRSHIAAVTQSGKVTAKKSEMKAARTLGVVVVLFLICLCPYYCVALTGQDNLLNASSAAFVFWLYDFNSCLNPVVYAFCYPWFRKSIKLIVTFKILQPDSCELNIL